One Microbacterium sp. zg-B96 genomic region harbors:
- a CDS encoding sugar ABC transporter permease gives MTTATLAPKRRDLKTERPQRSQRRRGTSPYPLWFHIPAGVFFLVLFIIPTAASFYFSLTRWTLFDVEFIGLDNFVQFFREPALVRGFTNTFIYAFLTSAAKVVLGLMLAILLTSQIIARGFLRSVVFFPVLVSTVGIGVTFTVLLDPFDGMVNQLLGMVGIAGPGWLTDPNLALYTVAFVDVWKGVGLATLIYIAGIVAIPQEYFEAAKVDGASAWHNFRFIILPLARPATVTVVILSLIGGLRSFDLIWSMTGGGPGFTSDVIASVIYKQYQAGFFGLSTAGNVVLFLVVAAIILPLSYWLNRKGSES, from the coding sequence ATGACAACCGCGACACTCGCCCCCAAACGCCGAGACCTCAAGACCGAGCGCCCGCAGCGCTCGCAGCGCCGGCGCGGCACAAGTCCGTATCCGCTGTGGTTCCACATTCCGGCAGGGGTGTTCTTCCTCGTCCTGTTCATCATCCCCACCGCGGCATCCTTCTACTTCTCGCTGACGCGCTGGACCCTGTTCGACGTCGAGTTCATCGGACTCGACAACTTCGTGCAGTTCTTCCGTGAACCCGCCCTCGTGCGAGGGTTCACCAACACCTTCATCTACGCCTTCCTCACCTCGGCGGCCAAGGTCGTGCTCGGCCTGATGCTGGCGATCCTGCTGACCTCGCAGATCATCGCCCGCGGGTTCCTGCGCTCGGTGGTCTTCTTCCCCGTGCTGGTGAGCACCGTCGGCATCGGCGTCACCTTCACCGTGCTGCTGGACCCGTTCGACGGCATGGTCAACCAGCTGCTGGGAATGGTCGGCATCGCCGGCCCCGGTTGGCTCACCGACCCGAACCTCGCGCTGTACACGGTCGCGTTCGTGGACGTGTGGAAGGGCGTGGGTCTTGCCACCCTCATCTACATCGCCGGCATCGTCGCCATCCCGCAGGAGTACTTCGAAGCGGCCAAGGTCGACGGCGCATCGGCGTGGCACAACTTCCGGTTCATCATCCTGCCGCTGGCGCGCCCCGCGACGGTGACCGTGGTCATCCTGTCCCTCATCGGAGGGCTCCGCTCCTTCGACCTCATCTGGTCGATGACCGGCGGCGGGCCCGGCTTCACCAGCGACGTGATCGCCTCCGTCATCTACAAGCAGTACCAGGCCGGCTTCTTCGGGCTGTCCACCGCCGGCAACGTCGTGCTCTTCCTCGTCGTGGCGGCCATCATCCTGCCGCTCTCGTACTGGCTCAACCGCAAAGGCAGCGAATCGTGA